In the genome of Bremerella sp. P1, the window GTTTCCGACGTGTCCATGAATATAGAGCGATCCCTTGCACATCTCCTGAGCGGCGTGATTGCCAACCGAGCCCTGTACGAACAGCGTTCCGCCATCCAGACCTGCTCCTACGTTGTCGACCTTCGAAAGATCGCCGATGATCCGGAGCGTGTCTTCTCTGCGCGTCTCGATTTCAACGTCAAAAAGCTCGCCCAGCTGAACGCGTTGGTTCCCTTCCCATACCGTCACTTTGGCCGCCTCTTCGAGCGACATCGGCAACAGGCGCGAAGGCAGCACACCTCGTAGATCGAGGCCAACCGTGATATCGTGACGTAAGCGAAGTCTCATGAAACTATTGCGTTGATCCAGGGCGATAAGCGACGCCCTTTAATATAACCGACACCAACCGACGCGACATGACCACCCTGCCCCGTTCCCAGCGAGCCGCTTTGATCGTCTGTGGCGGTGAAAGCCGCCGCATGGGGCAATCCAAGCCGCATCTCCCCTTCGGCAACGAAACCATGCTCGAGCGCGTCGTGCGGATCGTTTCGCCCGTGGTCGAAGAAGTCGTCCTGCTGACAAGCAAGGTGCAAGAACTTCCGCTGCTGCCGTATGAATACGTTGAACTGGCAGACCGCGTCGAACAGCAAGGCCCCGCAGCGGCGATCTATGAGGGACTTAAATTTGTTACGGGATGGGCCGAAGCTACCATCGTACTGGGGTGCGACTTGCCACTGGTAACACAACCGTCGATCGAATACCTGTTCGGGCAGCTTTCGGCCAACGATGCAGTCATCCCACTTCACGAGGAAATGCCTCAGCCCTTGGCTGCGGTCTATGCCAATCGAGCGATGGAAACCTTCGATAAAATTCTTTCGACAGGTAACCATCGACTGTTGTCCTGCATCGAACCCCTGAAGACTCGTTGGATCGATGCCAGCGAGCTTGCTGGCATCGATCCAAACTTGGGCTTATTAAGAAATGTCAACACGCCGGACGCCTACCGCGAAGCGTTACAGATCGCCGGCTTGAAACATCCACTGGAAGATTGACTCCGATTCGGGAATGAATAGCATGGCTGACGCAGCTCAATGGGAATTGACGAAGCAACGGATCGCCTTCACCGACAATATGTTCCGCGAGTTCATCGACGGCCTGGAGCCAGACCTTTGGTTTCGCATGCCGGAAGAAGGAGTCACGCACATTGCCTGGCAAGTAGGGCACATCACCATTGCCAACTATGGCTTGGGGATGTTGCGAATCCGAGGCAAGCGAGCCGAAGACGCAGGCCTGATCCCTGAGAGCTATTCCGCGAGTTTCGGACGCGGCAGCGTTCCGTCGAAAGACCAAACGATTTACCCTTCGCGGGAACGTTTTATTGAGATCTATAAACGGGTCAATGACAAACTGCTCGAAGAACTCGAGTCCTACACGCTCGAACAACTGGACGAACCGAGCCTACCGGATCATCCACTTTTCAAGACCAAGTTCGAGACGCTTGTCTTCCTTCCCTATCACGTGATGATGCACTTCGGGCAGATGGGCCTCCTGCGACGTCTCTCCGGTAAACCGCCGATTCGCTAAGAAGCAAATGGCCGCATTGATTAGCCGTCGCGACTTTCCCCGACGGCCTGCTCTCGTTCCGCAGCTAAATCGCTGCCATCCTTGCTCGCCCAATGACAGATGGTCATCAGCAGTTGCTTACGATCAATCGGTTTGGTCAGGAATCCATCGCAACCGGCGTTCATGCACTTCTGTTTGTCGCGCGCCATGGCATGGGCTGTCAGTGCCAGGATCGGACGGTCGTACCCACGGCTTCGTAGTTCTTGAGTCGCTTCGTAACCGTCCTGCACCGGCATTTGCATGTCCATCAAAATACAATCGTACGGACTACCGGCCTTCTCGGCATTCAGGGCGGCCTCGACCGCGAGTTGACCGTTACCCACGACCTCGACTTCCGCCCCGGCTTTATTCAAGACAAACTTGATGAGTCGTTGATTGTCGGGACCATCTTCGGCCAAGAGCAGGTTAATTCCCTGGAGACTAATACGATCGGTCGAGCTCTGGGCCTTCGTCTTGCCGAGTGCCCTGGCAGCCGGGGCATCCAGAAACTCAATTTCTTCGATCCGACCGACATCGACGGTCAAACGAAATGAAGTTCCTTGTCCAATCTGAGAGTGAGAAACAATCAAGTCTCCTCCCAGCATCACCGCCAGACGTTTGCTGATCGTCAGCCCGAGCCCCGTTCCGCCGAACCTTCGGGTCATGGACGAGTCGGCCTGGCAAAACGGCTGGAACAAGCGGGCAATCTGCTCGTGTGTCATCCCGATACCGGAGTCGATGATGTCGAACTGCATAATGGCTCGGTCGTGGTACTTTACAAGTTCCGCATTCAAGGCCACGCCACCGACCTCTGTAAACTTGATTGCATTCCCAAGGACATTGATCAAGATTTGTCGCAGCCGAGTCGGATCGGTGTGAATTGACTTCGGAATCTGACCGCTGAACTTGGACGAAAGCTTAAGGCCAGCCCCGTCGGCTTTGACCTGTACCAACGAGATCACTTCATTGACAAGCGTATAGGGACACGTCGAGAGTCTTTCGACAGTCAACTTGCCAGACTCAACCTTAGACAGATCGAGGATATCGTTGATGATGGCCAAGAGATGTGCGCCATTTCGCTGAATAGTC includes:
- the mobA gene encoding molybdenum cofactor guanylyltransferase encodes the protein MTTLPRSQRAALIVCGGESRRMGQSKPHLPFGNETMLERVVRIVSPVVEEVVLLTSKVQELPLLPYEYVELADRVEQQGPAAAIYEGLKFVTGWAEATIVLGCDLPLVTQPSIEYLFGQLSANDAVIPLHEEMPQPLAAVYANRAMETFDKILSTGNHRLLSCIEPLKTRWIDASELAGIDPNLGLLRNVNTPDAYREALQIAGLKHPLED
- a CDS encoding DinB family protein, with the protein product MADAAQWELTKQRIAFTDNMFREFIDGLEPDLWFRMPEEGVTHIAWQVGHITIANYGLGMLRIRGKRAEDAGLIPESYSASFGRGSVPSKDQTIYPSRERFIEIYKRVNDKLLEELESYTLEQLDEPSLPDHPLFKTKFETLVFLPYHVMMHFGQMGLLRRLSGKPPIR